The following are encoded in a window of Anopheles gambiae chromosome X, idAnoGambNW_F1_1, whole genome shotgun sequence genomic DNA:
- the LOC1272157 gene encoding cytosolic carboxypeptidase 2 isoform X2: MNWSLAAGDRVRCLQTQLFPVCATLAAKAGYLGSFLSNSLKTHQLEVNTDSKTLRPIARLKEPRELFALPKERDYDCPQQAPRWPIECQVLEERVYHLDDAPETPEPYYQPTGKELQPRPVGEENGIIVYNYNPTSAVHYLPVDDEVTQPEPEPVPCPGKGGGSVLRQLRQLRRRLQRTLLQWEASEYVDRDYSYEEMNDAGEILPYDEENQIVHQVVEESPTPDRELVAMHLRKRASAGGASSEGNVQRQVDSSTVCDREAVSSSPDSDRDGCQPLRHVDSTSSTNNDNNNNNNNNSDESDDSDGEQTGSSPAVPASMTKTTTNRTPDLCPQFSRSTVGGSKAQPAAHPTPLDPDDLVFESRFESGNLGRAIKITPTYYELYLRPDMYTNRHTQWFYFQVKNTKAKVVYRFSIINLTKPDSLYKEGMRPLMYSTMDAECNQVGWRRCGDNIAYFRNEDNSHYHHRPADDDEDEYIGTSSFTLSFNIEFKYDGDTVYFAHSYPYTYSDLQDYLMCIQRNPVKSKFCKLRLLCRSLAGNNVYYLTVTAPTTHEDDNQKKKKAVIITARVHPGESPSSWMMKGLMDFITGDSYVAKKLRHKFIFKLVPMLNPDGVIVGNTRSSLTGRDLNRQYRTVIRETYPSIWNTKAMIRRLMEDCGVAMYCDMHAHSRKHNVFIYGCENLKRHPDRRLLEQVFPLMLHKNVADKFSFENCKFKVQKNKEGTGRIVVWVLGVTNSYTLEASFGGSTMGGRAGTHFSTADYEHIGRAYCETLMDYYDDNPIKEKLRMKILTRLSKEGSSAEEPLNIPLSDYSSDEGDTSSSSSEDEGKDSMAELEGPCCSTLKVPPSSPVLPQKLKGNKKSKKQSVPLARPPTYRRKSHSVQRIVLDIPTTEPASDFFEYTSEDELLLPPAAASDTENTVKRTFRRRNRPRRTDNIRKLTLLGCETQYLMPPELIVRSAANRYQSEDEDEQSKMVMSIIKEFPPVLGKERVWQRSSGSERTVEVMKSASPDHCQVRFSLKRSIWTGTHSDGYVNDCYNPRPISWGAPPTLVKSTHYDNEALLTACSQKLAAWKDEKRSMKEKHHKSLLKHHSHVLGAHKDKENRSVRVKITVGSEQYATAAAAAAAAAANGTAGGKHKLPGDKKASDQTPDGGPAGGGGGGSSISRVKRKTRSTLSKIVEKAEIITHLSRSARVGQSRRLLTTSSSLSTAGSPRKALLSVPSTAGPLSAGPNGTGNGGAPDRPNGVPSPGVKPGSKFRTGGIVVTAAQPLPKMRKAYAGPRGKSTASPIKLPTTSIDIQLTTLCSETESERNVKVITGKKHKKKRTAKEKKDKLPC, from the exons CCGGCTACTTGGGCAGCTTTCTGTCGAACAGCCTCAAAACGCATCAGCTCGAGGTGAACACCGACTCGAAAACGCTACGCCCGATCGCACGCCTGAAGGAGCCGCGGGAACTGTTCGCACTGCCGAAGGAACGAGACTATGATTGCCCCCAGCAGGCCCCCCGATGGCCCATCGAGTGTCAG GTGCTTGAGGAGCGCGTGTATCACCTGGACGACGCACCGGAAACGCCGGAACCGTACTACCAGCCGACCGGCAAGGAGCTGCAACCGCGCCCGGTAGGCGAAGAGAATGGCATCATCGTGTACAACTACAACCCGACTAGTGCCGTGCACTAC TTGCCGGTGGATGACGAGGTAACGCAGCCCGAGCCCGAACCCGTACCGTGCCCGGGGAAGGGTGGCGGGTCGGTGCTTCGGCAGCTTCGGCAGCTTCGCCGGCGGCTCCAGCGCACCCTGCTGCAGTGGGAGGCGAGCGAGTACGTCGACCGGGACTACTCGTACGAGGAGATGAACGATGCGGGCGAGATTCTGCCGTACGACGAGGAGAACCAGATCGTCCATCAGGTGGTGGAGGAGTCACCGACACCCGATCGGGAGCTTGTCGCCATGCATTTGCGCAAACGGGCGTCGGCTGGCGGCGCATCGAGCGAAGGGAATGTCCAGAGGCAGGTCGACAGTAGCACAGTGTGTGACAGGGAGGCAGTGAGCAGCAGTCCCGACAGTGATCGTGACGGTTGCCAACCACTCAGACACGTGGATagtaccagcagcaccaacaacgacaacaacaacaacaacaacaacaacagtgacgagtcggatgactccgacggCGAACAGACGGGGTCGTCGCCTGCGGTACCGGCTAGCATGACCAAGACCACCACTAATCGTACACCCGATCTCTGTCCGCAGTTTAGCCGCTCGACGGTCGGCGGCTCGAAGGCCCAGCCGGCCGCCCATCCGACGCCGCTCGATCCGGACGATCTCGTGTTCGAGTCCCGGTTCGAGAGCGGCAATCTCGGGCGCGCGATCAAGATCACGCCGACCTACTACGAGCTCTACCTGCGGCCGGACATGTACACCAACCGGCACACGCAGTGGTTCTACTTTCAGGTGAAGAACACCAAGGCGAAGGTAGTGTACAG ATTCTCCATCATCAATCTAACGAAACCGGACAGCCTCTACAAGGAGGGCATGCGGCCGCTGATGTACTCGACGATGGATGCGGAATGCAATCAGGTCGGCTGGAGACGGTGCGGCGACAACATTGCCTACTTCCGAAACGAGGACAACAG CCACTACCATCACCGGCCGGCCgatgacgacgaggacgagtaCATCGGCACCAGTTCGTTCACGCTGTCGTTCAACATCGAGTTCAAGTACGACGGCGATACGGTCTACTTCGCCCACAGCTACCCGTACACCTACTCCGACCTGCAGGACTATCTGATGTGCATCCAGCGCAACCCGGTCAAATCGAAGTTCTGCAAGCTGCGGCTGCTCTGCCGGTCGCTCGCCGGCAACAACGTCTACTATCTCACCGTCACCGCGCCGACCACGCACGAAGACGACAATCAAAAG aaaaagaaagcagtCATTATCACCGCACGTGTTCATCCGGGTGAGAGCCCGTCCTCCTGGATGATGAAGGGTCTGATGGACTTCATTACCGGCGATTCGTACGTG GCAAAGAAGCTACGGCATAAGTTCATCTTCAAGCTGGTACCGATGCTCAACCCGGACGGCGTCATCGTGGGCAATACCCGCAGCTCGCTGACGGGGCGCGATCTCAATCGCCAGTATCGCACGGTGATACGCGAAACCTATCCCTCGATCTGGAACACGAAGGCAATGATAAGAAG ACTGATGGAGGATTGCGGAGTCGCGATGTACTGCGATATGCATGCGCACTCGCGCAAACACAACGTGTTCATTTATGGGTGCGAGAACCTCAAGCGGCACCCGGACCGACGCCTGCTGGAGCAAGTCTTCCCGCTGATGCTGCACAAGAATGTGGCAGACAAG TTTTCGTTCGAGAACTGCAAGTTTAAGGTGCAGAAGAACAAGGAAGGCACCGGCCGGATCGTCGTGTGGGTGCTGGGCGTCACCAATAGCTACACGCTTGAAGCGTCCTTCGGTGGCAGCACGATGGGAGGCCGCGCCGGTACCCACTTTTCCACTGCG GATTACGAGCACATCGGACGGGCGTACTGCGAGACGCTGATGGACTATTACGACGATAATCCAATCAAA GAAAAGCTGCGCATGAAAATTCTCACTCGCCTGTCGAAGGAAGGCTCGAGCGCGGAGGAGCCGCTCAACATACCGCTGTCGGACTACTCGAGCGACGAGGGCgacacgagcagcagcagctcggagGACGAAGGGAAGGACAGCATGGCCGAGCTGGAGGGTCCGTGCTGTTCCACGCTGAAGGTGCCCCCGTCCTCGCCGGTGCTGCCGCAGAAGCTTAAGGGCAACAAGAAG AGCAAGAAACAGTCCGTCCCGCTGGCCCGACCGCCGACCTACCGGCGCAAATCGCACAGCGTGCAGCGGATCGTGCTGGACATCCCCACCACCGAGCCGGCGAGCGACTTCTTCGAGTACACGTCCgaggacgagctgctgctgccgccggcgGCCGCCTCCGACACCGAGAACACGGTCAAGCGCACGTTCCGGCGGCGCAACCGGCCCCGCCGGACCGACAACATACGCAAGCTGACGCTGCTCGGCTGCGAAACGCAATACCTCATGCCGCCGGAGCTGATCGTGCGGTCGGCGGCGAACCGGTACCAGTcggaggacgaggacgagcaGAGCAAGATGGTGATGAGCATCATCAAGGAGTTTCCGCCGGTGCTCGGGAAGGAGCGGGTCTGGCAGCGATCGAGCGGCAGCGAACG AACGGTGGAGGTGATGAAATCGGCCAGCCCGGACCACTGCCAGGTGCGGTTCTCGCTCAAGCGCTCCATCTGGACCGGCACGCACTCGGACGGGTACGTGAACGATTGCTACAACCCGCGCCCGATCTCGTGGGGCGCACCGCCCACCCTCGTCAAATCGACCCACTACGACAATGAGGCGCTCCTCAC CGCCTGCTCGCAGAAGCTGGCCGCCTGGAAGGACGAAAAGCGCAGCATGAAGGAGAAACACCACAAGAGCCTGCTGAAGCACCACTCGCACGTGCTGGGCGCGCACAAGGACAAGGAAAACCGGAGCGTCCGGGTGAAGATCACGGTCGGGTCGGAGCAGTacgcgacggcggcggcggcggcggcggcggccgccgctaACGGCACCGCCGGCGGCAAGCACAAGCTGCCCGGCGACAAGAAAGCATCCGACCAAACGCCGGACGGTGGGCCGGCGGGCGGTGGCGGAGGAGGCAGCAGCATATCGCGCGTCAAGCGAAAAACGCG CTCGACGCTGAGCAAGATTGTGGAGAAGGCGGAAATCATCACGCACCTGTCGCGGTCGGCCCGGGTCGGGCAGTCGCGCCGGCTGCTCACCACCAGCAGCTCTCTCTCGACGGCCGGCTCGCCCCGCAAGGCGCTGCTGAGCGTCCCGTCGACGGCCGGCCCGCTGTCCGCCGGGCCCAACGGCACCGGGAACGGGGGCGCCCCGGACCGCCCCAATGGCGTCCCGTCCCCTGGCGTCAAGCCGGGCAGCAAGTTCCGGACGGGCGGGATCGTTGTCACCGCCGCCCAGCCACTGCCCAAGATGCGCAAAGCGTACGCCGGCCCGCGGGGCAAAAGTACGGCCTCGCCGATCAAGCTGCCGACGACCAGCATCGACATCCAGCTGACCACCCTCTGCTCCGAGACGGAGTCCGAGCGGAACGTGAAGGTGATTACGGGCAAGAAGCACAAGAAGAAGCGCACCGCCAAGGAGAAAAAGGATAAGCTGCCCTGCTAG
- the LOC1272157 gene encoding cytosolic carboxypeptidase 2 isoform X1 translates to MNWSLAAGDRVRCLQTQLFPVCATLAAKAGYLGSFLSNSLKTHQLEVNTDSKTLRPIARLKEPRELFALPKERDYDCPQQAPRWPIECQVLEERVYHLDDAPETPEPYYQPTGKELQPRPVGEENGIIVYNYNPTSAVHYLPVDDEVTQPEPEPVPCPGKGGGSVLRQLRQLRRRLQRTLLQWEASEYVDRDYSYEEMNDAGEILPYDEENQIVHQVVEESPTPDRELVAMHLRKRASAGGASSEGNVQRQVDSSTVCDREAVSSSPDSDRDGCQPLRHVDSTSSTNNDNNNNNNNNSDESDDSDGEQTGSSPAVPASMTKTTTNRTPDLCPQFSRSTVGGSKAQPAAHPTPLDPDDLVFESRFESGNLGRAIKITPTYYELYLRPDMYTNRHTQWFYFQVKNTKAKVVYRFSIINLTKPDSLYKEGMRPLMYSTMDAECNQVGWRRCGDNIAYFRNEDNSNGYNYSHYHHRPADDDEDEYIGTSSFTLSFNIEFKYDGDTVYFAHSYPYTYSDLQDYLMCIQRNPVKSKFCKLRLLCRSLAGNNVYYLTVTAPTTHEDDNQKKKKAVIITARVHPGESPSSWMMKGLMDFITGDSYVAKKLRHKFIFKLVPMLNPDGVIVGNTRSSLTGRDLNRQYRTVIRETYPSIWNTKAMIRRLMEDCGVAMYCDMHAHSRKHNVFIYGCENLKRHPDRRLLEQVFPLMLHKNVADKFSFENCKFKVQKNKEGTGRIVVWVLGVTNSYTLEASFGGSTMGGRAGTHFSTADYEHIGRAYCETLMDYYDDNPIKEKLRMKILTRLSKEGSSAEEPLNIPLSDYSSDEGDTSSSSSEDEGKDSMAELEGPCCSTLKVPPSSPVLPQKLKGNKKSKKQSVPLARPPTYRRKSHSVQRIVLDIPTTEPASDFFEYTSEDELLLPPAAASDTENTVKRTFRRRNRPRRTDNIRKLTLLGCETQYLMPPELIVRSAANRYQSEDEDEQSKMVMSIIKEFPPVLGKERVWQRSSGSERTVEVMKSASPDHCQVRFSLKRSIWTGTHSDGYVNDCYNPRPISWGAPPTLVKSTHYDNEALLTACSQKLAAWKDEKRSMKEKHHKSLLKHHSHVLGAHKDKENRSVRVKITVGSEQYATAAAAAAAAAANGTAGGKHKLPGDKKASDQTPDGGPAGGGGGGSSISRVKRKTRSTLSKIVEKAEIITHLSRSARVGQSRRLLTTSSSLSTAGSPRKALLSVPSTAGPLSAGPNGTGNGGAPDRPNGVPSPGVKPGSKFRTGGIVVTAAQPLPKMRKAYAGPRGKSTASPIKLPTTSIDIQLTTLCSETESERNVKVITGKKHKKKRTAKEKKDKLPC, encoded by the exons CCGGCTACTTGGGCAGCTTTCTGTCGAACAGCCTCAAAACGCATCAGCTCGAGGTGAACACCGACTCGAAAACGCTACGCCCGATCGCACGCCTGAAGGAGCCGCGGGAACTGTTCGCACTGCCGAAGGAACGAGACTATGATTGCCCCCAGCAGGCCCCCCGATGGCCCATCGAGTGTCAG GTGCTTGAGGAGCGCGTGTATCACCTGGACGACGCACCGGAAACGCCGGAACCGTACTACCAGCCGACCGGCAAGGAGCTGCAACCGCGCCCGGTAGGCGAAGAGAATGGCATCATCGTGTACAACTACAACCCGACTAGTGCCGTGCACTAC TTGCCGGTGGATGACGAGGTAACGCAGCCCGAGCCCGAACCCGTACCGTGCCCGGGGAAGGGTGGCGGGTCGGTGCTTCGGCAGCTTCGGCAGCTTCGCCGGCGGCTCCAGCGCACCCTGCTGCAGTGGGAGGCGAGCGAGTACGTCGACCGGGACTACTCGTACGAGGAGATGAACGATGCGGGCGAGATTCTGCCGTACGACGAGGAGAACCAGATCGTCCATCAGGTGGTGGAGGAGTCACCGACACCCGATCGGGAGCTTGTCGCCATGCATTTGCGCAAACGGGCGTCGGCTGGCGGCGCATCGAGCGAAGGGAATGTCCAGAGGCAGGTCGACAGTAGCACAGTGTGTGACAGGGAGGCAGTGAGCAGCAGTCCCGACAGTGATCGTGACGGTTGCCAACCACTCAGACACGTGGATagtaccagcagcaccaacaacgacaacaacaacaacaacaacaacaacagtgacgagtcggatgactccgacggCGAACAGACGGGGTCGTCGCCTGCGGTACCGGCTAGCATGACCAAGACCACCACTAATCGTACACCCGATCTCTGTCCGCAGTTTAGCCGCTCGACGGTCGGCGGCTCGAAGGCCCAGCCGGCCGCCCATCCGACGCCGCTCGATCCGGACGATCTCGTGTTCGAGTCCCGGTTCGAGAGCGGCAATCTCGGGCGCGCGATCAAGATCACGCCGACCTACTACGAGCTCTACCTGCGGCCGGACATGTACACCAACCGGCACACGCAGTGGTTCTACTTTCAGGTGAAGAACACCAAGGCGAAGGTAGTGTACAG ATTCTCCATCATCAATCTAACGAAACCGGACAGCCTCTACAAGGAGGGCATGCGGCCGCTGATGTACTCGACGATGGATGCGGAATGCAATCAGGTCGGCTGGAGACGGTGCGGCGACAACATTGCCTACTTCCGAAACGAGGACAACAG CAATGGATACAATTACAGCCACTACCATCACCGGCCGGCCgatgacgacgaggacgagtaCATCGGCACCAGTTCGTTCACGCTGTCGTTCAACATCGAGTTCAAGTACGACGGCGATACGGTCTACTTCGCCCACAGCTACCCGTACACCTACTCCGACCTGCAGGACTATCTGATGTGCATCCAGCGCAACCCGGTCAAATCGAAGTTCTGCAAGCTGCGGCTGCTCTGCCGGTCGCTCGCCGGCAACAACGTCTACTATCTCACCGTCACCGCGCCGACCACGCACGAAGACGACAATCAAAAG aaaaagaaagcagtCATTATCACCGCACGTGTTCATCCGGGTGAGAGCCCGTCCTCCTGGATGATGAAGGGTCTGATGGACTTCATTACCGGCGATTCGTACGTG GCAAAGAAGCTACGGCATAAGTTCATCTTCAAGCTGGTACCGATGCTCAACCCGGACGGCGTCATCGTGGGCAATACCCGCAGCTCGCTGACGGGGCGCGATCTCAATCGCCAGTATCGCACGGTGATACGCGAAACCTATCCCTCGATCTGGAACACGAAGGCAATGATAAGAAG ACTGATGGAGGATTGCGGAGTCGCGATGTACTGCGATATGCATGCGCACTCGCGCAAACACAACGTGTTCATTTATGGGTGCGAGAACCTCAAGCGGCACCCGGACCGACGCCTGCTGGAGCAAGTCTTCCCGCTGATGCTGCACAAGAATGTGGCAGACAAG TTTTCGTTCGAGAACTGCAAGTTTAAGGTGCAGAAGAACAAGGAAGGCACCGGCCGGATCGTCGTGTGGGTGCTGGGCGTCACCAATAGCTACACGCTTGAAGCGTCCTTCGGTGGCAGCACGATGGGAGGCCGCGCCGGTACCCACTTTTCCACTGCG GATTACGAGCACATCGGACGGGCGTACTGCGAGACGCTGATGGACTATTACGACGATAATCCAATCAAA GAAAAGCTGCGCATGAAAATTCTCACTCGCCTGTCGAAGGAAGGCTCGAGCGCGGAGGAGCCGCTCAACATACCGCTGTCGGACTACTCGAGCGACGAGGGCgacacgagcagcagcagctcggagGACGAAGGGAAGGACAGCATGGCCGAGCTGGAGGGTCCGTGCTGTTCCACGCTGAAGGTGCCCCCGTCCTCGCCGGTGCTGCCGCAGAAGCTTAAGGGCAACAAGAAG AGCAAGAAACAGTCCGTCCCGCTGGCCCGACCGCCGACCTACCGGCGCAAATCGCACAGCGTGCAGCGGATCGTGCTGGACATCCCCACCACCGAGCCGGCGAGCGACTTCTTCGAGTACACGTCCgaggacgagctgctgctgccgccggcgGCCGCCTCCGACACCGAGAACACGGTCAAGCGCACGTTCCGGCGGCGCAACCGGCCCCGCCGGACCGACAACATACGCAAGCTGACGCTGCTCGGCTGCGAAACGCAATACCTCATGCCGCCGGAGCTGATCGTGCGGTCGGCGGCGAACCGGTACCAGTcggaggacgaggacgagcaGAGCAAGATGGTGATGAGCATCATCAAGGAGTTTCCGCCGGTGCTCGGGAAGGAGCGGGTCTGGCAGCGATCGAGCGGCAGCGAACG AACGGTGGAGGTGATGAAATCGGCCAGCCCGGACCACTGCCAGGTGCGGTTCTCGCTCAAGCGCTCCATCTGGACCGGCACGCACTCGGACGGGTACGTGAACGATTGCTACAACCCGCGCCCGATCTCGTGGGGCGCACCGCCCACCCTCGTCAAATCGACCCACTACGACAATGAGGCGCTCCTCAC CGCCTGCTCGCAGAAGCTGGCCGCCTGGAAGGACGAAAAGCGCAGCATGAAGGAGAAACACCACAAGAGCCTGCTGAAGCACCACTCGCACGTGCTGGGCGCGCACAAGGACAAGGAAAACCGGAGCGTCCGGGTGAAGATCACGGTCGGGTCGGAGCAGTacgcgacggcggcggcggcggcggcggcggccgccgctaACGGCACCGCCGGCGGCAAGCACAAGCTGCCCGGCGACAAGAAAGCATCCGACCAAACGCCGGACGGTGGGCCGGCGGGCGGTGGCGGAGGAGGCAGCAGCATATCGCGCGTCAAGCGAAAAACGCG CTCGACGCTGAGCAAGATTGTGGAGAAGGCGGAAATCATCACGCACCTGTCGCGGTCGGCCCGGGTCGGGCAGTCGCGCCGGCTGCTCACCACCAGCAGCTCTCTCTCGACGGCCGGCTCGCCCCGCAAGGCGCTGCTGAGCGTCCCGTCGACGGCCGGCCCGCTGTCCGCCGGGCCCAACGGCACCGGGAACGGGGGCGCCCCGGACCGCCCCAATGGCGTCCCGTCCCCTGGCGTCAAGCCGGGCAGCAAGTTCCGGACGGGCGGGATCGTTGTCACCGCCGCCCAGCCACTGCCCAAGATGCGCAAAGCGTACGCCGGCCCGCGGGGCAAAAGTACGGCCTCGCCGATCAAGCTGCCGACGACCAGCATCGACATCCAGCTGACCACCCTCTGCTCCGAGACGGAGTCCGAGCGGAACGTGAAGGTGATTACGGGCAAGAAGCACAAGAAGAAGCGCACCGCCAAGGAGAAAAAGGATAAGCTGCCCTGCTAG